From Symbiobacterium terraclitae:
CAGCTCTCGAATAAGGGTTGCATGAATATCCCCCAATACGGAAATATCACCCCTTAAGTGTACTATAAAATGGCGCAACTGAGCCAGCGACCACCCGGGGGGTCCGGACGGCGGAGAGCCATCGCCGAGTTCCGGCGATGGCTCTCCCGCGGTCATTCCTCTTGGGCCTGTGCCGGGGCGACCTGCCAGGCGGGGGTGTCTATGTAGTCGCGGTCGTCGATGGCGTTGAAGAGGCTGGGAAGTCGCCCATGGTCGCCGGTGACGGAGTTGCCGCCGCTCACCGACTTGCTCTGGCTGCCGAAGCCGATCAGCAGGTTGGTTCCGATCGAGAAGGCGGACGAGGACTCGATGCCGTTCACCTTGATCATATGGATGTGAAACTCGACGGTCACAGCGACCCCCCTCTCCTGTCACCATATGCCGGCGGCGCATAGTGTGGAGATAGCGGCGGGGGGCCGCCGCGCGTGGAGGTGGTGGCCGGTGGATCGTCTGCACATCGGAGCCGTGGAGGTCACCTCCGACTCGGGCATCGTCTCCGTGGGCCGGACCGTCGTCCGCCAGTCCGGGTCGTCCGGCAAGGGATCGCTGGCGGGCGGCGCGCTCACCGGCGACTTCGGGGTGGCGGTGCTGGGGTTCGGTGTCATCCTGGATGATGACGGCCTCGACGGGCCCGCCTGGGGCTCGGCAGGGGGCAGGGCCCCGGCCGGAGGGAGGGCCCCGGCATGATGTACGGTTTCGGCCCCGTGGTTCCAGCCTCGTCCTATGCGGCCCCGGTGATCAACATCTGGGCCTTCAAGATCAACGGTGTGGACTCGAACGGGGTCGTCGGCACGGGCATGACGGAGATCGGTTACGTCACCAGCAACAACAAGGGCAACTCGCTGGTGGAGCTGCTGGGCGACGCGTGCTACGGCGGGCTGTGGTATGGGCTCCTGAACGACTCGGACTGGGCGGACGGCACATACGCCAACTGGGCCGGATTCCAGAATGTGGGGTGACGGGTTTTGACGTTCCCGTCGTACTCACCACAGTACCAGTCCACCGCCATTAACGTCGGCCTGCTGGAGGTCAACGGCCTGAGCGGAGGCTCGGTCAACCAGGGCATGGCATCCGTGAGCGGGAATGGCGGGGGAAACGGGGGCGGGGGGAGCAGCAACCAGTTCATCGGCATCAACGGCGACTGGGCGTCGGCCTGGATTCACGTCGGGCTGATCTGGTCGGTGTCGGGCGCCGGGGCCCAGCCAGGGGCGGCGCCTTCCGGGCCGATCGGGCAGGCGGGCGAGGCGTTCCTTCCCGCTGCCGAGCAGCCCCCCACGCCTTTCGTGCAGTCCCCCCCGCCCGTCGTGCAGGTGCGCAGCGGCGACCCGTCGCAGCATGGTACCTTCCGGT
This genomic window contains:
- a CDS encoding spore germination protein, yielding MTVEFHIHMIKVNGIESSSAFSIGTNLLIGFGSQSKSVSGGNSVTGDHGRLPSLFNAIDDRDYIDTPAWQVAPAQAQEE